The region AACCTCACGCCGTGGTTCCACGCGATGGGCACCATCGGCGGCCTGAACATCCCGGCGCTGACCGGCACCACCGGCATCCTGCACGAACGTTTCGACCCGGCCGCCTACCTCGCGGACGCCGAGCGGTTCCGGGTGACGTCGATGGGTGGCGCGCCGCCGCTCTACGCCGCGCTGCTGCGGCACCCGGATCTCGTGACCCGGGACCTGTCGACGGTGCGGTCGATCAGCTCGGGCGCCGCGCCCCTGCCCGTCGAGATGATCGACGCGCTGCGCCGCCGCTTCGGTGCGGACGTCGTGATCACCGAGGGGTACGGCCTCACCGAGGTCACCATGGGGGCCACCCAGAACCCGTCCCACCGCTCGGGCGACCGCCGCATCGGCACGGTCGGGATCCCGGTGCCGGACACCGAGGTCCGCGTCGTCGGGCCCGACGGCGAGCCGCTGCCCACCGGGGAGGCCGGGGAGGTGTGCATCAAGGGCCCACAGGTGATGACGGGCTACAAGGACCGGTCCGAGGAGACCGCCGCCGCCCTGCGGGACGGCTGGCTGCACACCGGCGACGTCGGCGTGCTCGACGCGGACGGCTACCTGCGGATCGTGGACCGGCAGAAGGACATGCTGCTCTACAAGGGCTACAACGTGTACCCGCGGGAGCTGGAGGAGATCCTCTTCCGGATGCCGGGTGTCGTCGGGGCGGCCGTGGTCGGCCGGCCCGATCCGGACGTCGGGGAGCTCGCGGTGGCGTTCGTCGTCGCTCCCGGGCTGGACCGGGCCGGCGCCGAGGCGCTCATGACCGCGGTGAACGAGCAGGTCCTGCCCTACAAGCGGCTCCGGGAGATCCGGCTCGTGGACGAGATCCCGGTGTCCGCGGCGGGCAAGGTCCTCAAGCGCGAACTGCGCGAGCGGCTGACGACGGTCCCGGGCTGACGCCCGTTCGTCGACCGGAGCGGCCCGGGAGGACCGACGGCTGCTAACGACGGCGCGTAGCCGAGCGATCACCAGAAGGTGCGGAACCCGGCAGGCGGTCCGGGGCCCGCACACCGGTCGCCGAGGAGGCGGTCGACGCTGCCTCGGGAGACGGTGATCAGACATGTCGGTGCCGACGCAGCCGGCCGTTCCGGGCGCGCGCACCCTCCGGGGACCGCGGCACGTGCTGCGGCTCGAGCCGCCCGCCCCGGGCCGCGTCGCAGCACCGGTCCGGGCCGGGCGTCGGCCGCACACGGCGTTCGACGTGATCGGCCGCGCGGGCAGCCTCGTGACGCTCGCGGCGATGCTCGTGCTCGGGGCCGCAGCCGGCGGAGCCCTGGACGACACGCCGAGCACCCGGCCGACGTCCGGCATCTCCGGCCCGGCACCCGCCGGACCCGCGCACTGACCGGACGCGCGGACCCGAACAGGGGGCTGGAGCCAGGGTCCGGGCCTAGGCAGCCACGTCGGACTGGTTCAGCGGCGTCTTGAGGACGTGGTCCACCAGACGCATGACGAGCTGGCCGCCGCCGAGGCGGTAACCGAACTCCTCCCAGGTGAGCAGCTCGCGGGAGAGCATCTCGCCCACGGGGCCCGGATACAGCCGGGTCACGCGGAACGCCGCTGCTCGCAGGCGCATCTTCTCGTGGTGGTCCATGGGTACGGGACTCATTCCGCTACCTCCGTGGGCGTTGGAACTGCGGTCCGGCGCGCGCGCTCAGCGCTGAGTCGCCCTCCGTAGGGCTCCATCGTGACGCACCACGTTGACCACCCTGTTTTCTGGCACCCGGGAGTGACCAGTCTCTCACTGTGAGAGAACAGCGTGTACGTGATCCGCTACCGCCTGCAGCTCGGAACACGGCTGGGGATGACCCGCACCACAGCGCCCAAACCTCCACGGCCGCT is a window of Pseudonocardia sp. T1-2H DNA encoding:
- a CDS encoding class I adenylate-forming enzyme family protein; this translates as MRTLDYPEVPVGAILAGAARRYTDRTALHYYGRELTFAQLHARASAFANALTDAGIGRGDVVAIHLPNCPQYAIAYYGIMLSGATFTPANPLLPPADLAAQLADSGAVAILSWAPAYPAFAAVREKTGVRLALVTDKAQALDPAHRLALDGAEDFEAFHADGPTTPPSVEIDVHRDLAHLAYTGGTTGRSKGVQLPHRNVVVNVLQYACVGSGAHPALDEAGGLMLAEQGPPEEYPTRFGEGAVVNLTPWFHAMGTIGGLNIPALTGTTGILHERFDPAAYLADAERFRVTSMGGAPPLYAALLRHPDLVTRDLSTVRSISSGAAPLPVEMIDALRRRFGADVVITEGYGLTEVTMGATQNPSHRSGDRRIGTVGIPVPDTEVRVVGPDGEPLPTGEAGEVCIKGPQVMTGYKDRSEETAAALRDGWLHTGDVGVLDADGYLRIVDRQKDMLLYKGYNVYPRELEEILFRMPGVVGAAVVGRPDPDVGELAVAFVVAPGLDRAGAEALMTAVNEQVLPYKRLREIRLVDEIPVSAAGKVLKRELRERLTTVPG